A segment of the Hallerella succinigenes genome:
CACCTTCAGGAGCAAAGTAAGTTGTCTGCGTCGGCGCTGCTGCTATCGCGTTCAGCACCATCTGCAGATGTTTTTCGTTGTTGACAAAATCGATTTTATTCGTATTGATGATCAGAACAGGCGCCTTGGTGTAATGCCAAAAATGATGATCGTAGCGCTGTAACAGATCGCGCAGATAATTGCCTTCGATGGATTTTTCCATCGCGCGTCCGCGCTTGCTGATGCGGCTCAAGAGGGTCGGAACATCGGCTTGCAAATAGATGATCAAATCCGGATGCGGAAGGCTCGTCGAAAGGCTGTTCGAAACCGTATCGTACATGGCCATTTCGCTGTCCGTCAAATTCTGGAGAGCAAAGATGCGGTCCTTTTCAAACGTGTAATCGCTCACGACGTTGTGACGGAACAGGTCGTTCTGCACAAAGGCGTCCTGGAACTGGCGCAGGCGCGACAACAAAAAGAAGAGCTGCGTCTGGAAAGCATAAGCAGCCGGATTTTCATAAAAGCGTTCCAGGAACGGGTTTTCTTCGAACTGTTCCAATACGAGATTCGCCCCGAGTTCCTTGGCAAGGATTCGAGCGAGCGAAGTTTTACCGGCACCGATCACACCGTCAATCGCGACAAAATGCACACGTTCCGGAAGCTTTATTGTCGCTTCCGATCTCGACTGTCCTACAAATGCTTCATTCATCGCCCACCTCCACTTTCTTGAAATCCACATCGGCGCCGGTGAATCTCAGTTCATCCAAGATTTTCTTCGCCTTCTTTCCGAGCAACGGATCGACCCAGTCCGGGTCCAGTTCCACAAGCGGGACCATCACAAAGCCACGGCTCGTGACAAGAGGATGCGGCACCGTCGGACCGTCCTGTTTCCCCTTGCGAATGCATTCGCCGTAGTAGAGCAGGTCCATGTCGATTTCACGTTGTTCCCAATGTCCACGCGGACGTCTTCCCAAAAAGAGTTCCGCGCCCTTGAGATAATTCAAAAGTTTTTCGGGACCTTTGCCATACCAGAATGTAACGACCTGATTCAAGAAAGGTCCTTGGTTTTGCGGACCGACAGGCGAGGTCTCGTAGATGGAACTTTCCTTCCAACCGCCCAAGGATATTTTTTTTAACATCAATCGAGCTTCCGCGAGACGTTTGCCTCGTGGAGTGATGTTACTGCCTAAAGCGATGAAGACGCGTTCCAAAGATTCCACAAGTGCCAATATAGATTTTTTTATGTATATTTAGCGGCGGACAAAGCATTCTCGCTTTTTCCTTTATTCATATTACATCTTTTTTATTTCTTTTATAGTTCGCAGGAGACCCTGTGCCAAGACCGAAGAAAAATAACGGTTCTTTTTCCGTTCAATTGATTTCTGATATGGTTCCCCCGGATGCCCCGACCCCAGATCTTTCCGCTCTGGGAGATCTCGCCGCTCCGATTACTTTCCCCGAAGACCAGCCGAAGCCTGAAGAAGCTCCGAAACGCCGCGGACGCCCCCGTAAAAACGCAGTCCCCAAAGAAATAAGCATAAAACAGGATTCCGCACCGGAAGTGCAAGAACAGCCTAACACCGTCGAAGCACCGGAAATGTCCGCTCCAACATCGGAACTTTTCGGTGAACCGGAAGCCGTCGTCACTCCGGGCACAAGCGAACTCACTGAAGAAAATCAGGGTTCTCTCCCGAACAACGACGGAACCTTCTCCGAAAATTCCATGGAAGCCGCACAGAATAATCCGGCGCTCGAAGCTCCGGCACCCGATGCCCCGGCATTCGGCGGAAACGGCAACAACAATCGCCGTTTCAACAACAACGGCAATAATCGACAACACGGCAAGTTCAATAAGTTTAGCAAGAACAAGTACGGTCGCAACAACCGTTTCTTGCCGCAAGACGATATCCCGGACGATCAGCTCCAGGCTCCTCCGGCCGACCCGGAAAAGGTCGCCATCGCCATGCATCGCTGGCGCGAACTCCGCAATACGCCGATGTTCGATTTGCAGGAAAAAGCAAACGCACTGAACATACCGGACGTGAAGAGACTTCGCAAGCAGGCTTTGATTTACCGCTTGCTCGCGGCCATTTCCGGCGAAGGCGCTCCGATTTATACGGAAGGCACTCTCGAAATTATGAAGGAAGGCTACGGATTCCTCCGCAACGCCGACCTGAACTACCTCGCCGGTCCTGACGATATCTATATCAGCCCGAACCAGATTCGCCGTTTCGAGCTCAAGTCCGGCGACTCGATCACGGGTCTTGTCCGTCAGCCGCGCGACAACGAACGCTACTTCGGTCTCGCCCGCGTCGATACGATCAACGGCGAAGATCCGGCAAAAGCAAAGCACCGTGTCGCCTTCGAATACTTGACCCCGATTCATCCGTATCAAAAGCTGAATCTCGAATGGCGTCAGGACGAATATTCGACCCGCATCATGGATCTTTTCTCCCCGATCGGTAAGGGTCAGCGCAGCATCTTGCTCGCTCCGCCGCGTACCGGTAAGACGGTTCTTTTGCAGAACATCGCAGGCGCGATTGCCAAGAACCATCCGGAAGTCAAGCTCTTTGTGCTTTTGATCGATGAACGTCCGGAAGAAGTGACCGACATGCGTCGCCATGTGAAGGGTGAAGTCATCGCTTCCACTTTCGATGAACCTCCTGAACATCACACGCAGGTTGCCGACATCCTTCTTGAAAAGGCAAAGCGCCTTGTCGAATACGGCAACGACGTCGTAATCCTTCTTGATTCCATTACGCGCTTTGCCCGTGCAAACAACGTGGTGATTCCGCATTCCGGCAAGATTCTTTCCGGTGGCGTAGATGCTCTTGCCATGCAACGCCCGAAGCGTTTCTTCGGTGCAGCCCGAAAAATCGAAAATGGCGGTTCCCTCACGATTATCGGTACCGCTTTGATCGAAACCGGCAGCCGTATGGATGAAGTCATCTTTGAAGAATTCAAAGGTACCGGCAACATGGAACTCGTGCTCGACCGTCGCATTTCCGAAAAGCGTATCTGGCCGGCTATCGACATTTTCAAATCCGGCACTCGCAAGGAAGAACTTCTTCTCGACGAAGATACCCTCCGCCGCGTCTGGATTTTGCGCAAGTTCCTCCAGGAACAGACCTCCGTGGAAATCATGGAATTCATGCGAGACAAGCTTCAAAAGACAAAGAACAACGAAGAATTTTTAGCCTCGATGAATGG
Coding sequences within it:
- a CDS encoding deoxynucleoside kinase — its product is MNEAFVGQSRSEATIKLPERVHFVAIDGVIGAGKTSLARILAKELGANLVLEQFEENPFLERFYENPAAYAFQTQLFFLLSRLRQFQDAFVQNDLFRHNVVSDYTFEKDRIFALQNLTDSEMAMYDTVSNSLSTSLPHPDLIIYLQADVPTLLSRISKRGRAMEKSIEGNYLRDLLQRYDHHFWHYTKAPVLIINTNKIDFVNNEKHLQMVLNAIAAAPTQTTYFAPEGG
- the folK gene encoding 2-amino-4-hydroxy-6-hydroxymethyldihydropteridine diphosphokinase, producing the protein MESLERVFIALGSNITPRGKRLAEARLMLKKISLGGWKESSIYETSPVGPQNQGPFLNQVVTFWYGKGPEKLLNYLKGAELFLGRRPRGHWEQREIDMDLLYYGECIRKGKQDGPTVPHPLVTSRGFVMVPLVELDPDWVDPLLGKKAKKILDELRFTGADVDFKKVEVGDE
- the rho gene encoding transcription termination factor Rho — translated: MPRPKKNNGSFSVQLISDMVPPDAPTPDLSALGDLAAPITFPEDQPKPEEAPKRRGRPRKNAVPKEISIKQDSAPEVQEQPNTVEAPEMSAPTSELFGEPEAVVTPGTSELTEENQGSLPNNDGTFSENSMEAAQNNPALEAPAPDAPAFGGNGNNNRRFNNNGNNRQHGKFNKFSKNKYGRNNRFLPQDDIPDDQLQAPPADPEKVAIAMHRWRELRNTPMFDLQEKANALNIPDVKRLRKQALIYRLLAAISGEGAPIYTEGTLEIMKEGYGFLRNADLNYLAGPDDIYISPNQIRRFELKSGDSITGLVRQPRDNERYFGLARVDTINGEDPAKAKHRVAFEYLTPIHPYQKLNLEWRQDEYSTRIMDLFSPIGKGQRSILLAPPRTGKTVLLQNIAGAIAKNHPEVKLFVLLIDERPEEVTDMRRHVKGEVIASTFDEPPEHHTQVADILLEKAKRLVEYGNDVVILLDSITRFARANNVVIPHSGKILSGGVDALAMQRPKRFFGAARKIENGGSLTIIGTALIETGSRMDEVIFEEFKGTGNMELVLDRRISEKRIWPAIDIFKSGTRKEELLLDEDTLRRVWILRKFLQEQTSVEIMEFMRDKLQKTKNNEEFLASMNG